The Inquilinus sp. Marseille-Q2685 genome has a window encoding:
- a CDS encoding hybrid sensor histidine kinase/response regulator, translating into MHPAICRPRRIVAILVDFGAMFWEMHIGGEAATILFPIYLWVIFGNGFRFGIAFLALATSGGLISFGAVVATTEFWREHGALSAGLLGGMVLLPAYAATLIRKLSRARQQAEEASQAKSMFLASVSHELRTPLTAIIGMGSLLHDTKLNPSQQEMTQTVVSAGQQLLTLINDILDFSRIEAGQMTVQVADFDLPSVLSEMRAMVLTEAKSKGLHLGVHIDHRVPLRLRGSERHLREVVLNLLGNAVKFTEAGSVVIAVRPEAGLDDRPRLRFEVSDTGIGIEPEASGHIFESFRQADASIMDRFGGTGLGLAICKRLVTLLGGEIGVDSTPGVGSTFWFTLAFDQAADVEAQPVVEPIPDLGVVATDAALIGRLMPLLTPAASTVETFGSIDAMLAWQPLRSADAAAILIVDRGALPSDPNRQAAILAALRSAPAIRPILLIDPASGESISHDLTEVFVTAIPADADTRTIGTAFRIAQAGRPQGKRKAAAAHRQAPAGRSLSVLVADDNRINQKVLREILTRAGHQVRLVANGEEALDALDAATFDLVLMDINMPVMNGVEATKLFRFTALDRPHVPIIALTADATPGVAARCAEAGMDACLTKPIEPEQLFATIDEVLQEHVSKAPPQPLPDNVTTLPQAGPAAIDMRVIDRLEALGGNEFLVELIDDFLADIETIAEDMKLSVQKGDAMLFRANAHALRSATANVGARGLSDLCQDWQGISGPDLARNGQTYLRRLAAEMERLRPILLRRRGTAARPAQNG; encoded by the coding sequence ATGCATCCGGCGATCTGCCGTCCCCGGCGGATCGTCGCCATCCTGGTCGATTTCGGCGCCATGTTCTGGGAGATGCACATCGGCGGCGAAGCCGCCACTATCCTGTTTCCGATCTATCTCTGGGTCATCTTCGGCAACGGCTTCCGTTTCGGCATCGCCTTTCTTGCGCTGGCCACCAGCGGCGGCCTGATCTCGTTCGGCGCGGTCGTGGCGACGACCGAGTTCTGGCGCGAGCACGGCGCGCTGTCGGCCGGCCTGCTCGGCGGCATGGTGCTGCTGCCGGCCTACGCCGCCACGCTGATCCGCAAGCTTTCCAGGGCAAGGCAGCAGGCAGAGGAGGCAAGCCAGGCGAAAAGCATGTTCCTGGCCAGCGTCAGCCACGAGTTGCGGACGCCCCTGACCGCCATCATCGGCATGGGATCGCTTCTGCACGACACCAAGCTGAACCCTTCGCAGCAAGAGATGACGCAGACCGTCGTCTCGGCCGGCCAGCAGCTTTTGACGCTGATCAACGATATCCTGGACTTCTCTCGCATCGAAGCCGGACAGATGACGGTGCAGGTCGCCGATTTCGACCTGCCATCGGTGCTGTCGGAAATGCGGGCGATGGTCCTGACCGAGGCAAAATCCAAGGGCCTGCATCTCGGCGTTCATATCGACCATCGCGTGCCGCTCCGACTGCGAGGCAGCGAGCGACATCTCCGGGAAGTCGTCCTCAACCTGCTCGGCAACGCCGTCAAGTTCACCGAGGCCGGCAGCGTGGTCATCGCCGTCCGGCCGGAAGCCGGCCTGGACGATCGACCGCGGCTGCGCTTCGAGGTCTCCGACACCGGAATCGGCATCGAGCCGGAGGCCTCCGGTCACATCTTCGAAAGCTTCCGACAGGCCGACGCTTCGATCATGGATCGGTTCGGCGGCACCGGCTTGGGGCTCGCCATCTGCAAACGGCTGGTCACCCTGCTCGGCGGCGAGATCGGCGTCGACAGCACGCCCGGTGTCGGCAGCACCTTCTGGTTCACATTGGCATTCGATCAGGCAGCCGATGTCGAGGCGCAGCCTGTCGTCGAACCGATTCCCGATCTCGGCGTGGTCGCCACGGACGCGGCGCTGATCGGACGGCTGATGCCGCTGTTGACGCCGGCCGCCAGCACGGTCGAGACCTTCGGCTCGATCGACGCGATGCTGGCGTGGCAGCCTCTGCGCTCGGCCGACGCGGCCGCGATCCTGATCGTGGACCGGGGCGCCTTGCCGAGCGACCCGAACCGGCAAGCGGCGATCCTCGCTGCGCTGCGTTCGGCGCCGGCCATCCGCCCGATCCTGCTCATCGATCCGGCCAGCGGCGAGAGCATCTCGCACGATCTGACGGAAGTCTTCGTCACCGCGATCCCAGCAGACGCGGATACCCGAACCATCGGCACCGCCTTCCGCATCGCGCAGGCCGGACGCCCGCAGGGCAAGCGGAAGGCCGCGGCCGCTCATCGCCAAGCCCCGGCGGGGCGCAGCCTGTCCGTCCTGGTTGCGGACGACAACCGCATCAACCAGAAGGTCCTGCGGGAGATCCTGACGCGGGCCGGTCATCAGGTGCGGCTGGTGGCCAACGGCGAGGAGGCCCTGGACGCGCTGGACGCGGCGACCTTTGACCTCGTCCTGATGGACATCAACATGCCGGTGATGAACGGCGTCGAGGCCACGAAGCTGTTCCGCTTCACCGCGCTGGACCGGCCGCATGTCCCGATCATCGCCTTGACCGCCGATGCCACGCCGGGTGTCGCCGCGCGCTGCGCCGAGGCCGGCATGGACGCCTGCCTGACCAAGCCGATCGAGCCCGAGCAGCTGTTCGCCACCATCGATGAGGTATTGCAGGAGCATGTCTCCAAAGCGCCGCCGCAACCGCTGCCGGACAACGTCACGACGCTGCCCCAGGCCGGTCCGGCCGCAATCGACATGCGCGTCATCGATCGCCTGGAAGCCCTGGGCGGCAACGAATTCCTGGTCGAGCTGATCGACGATTTCCTGGCGGATATCGAGACGATTGCCGAGGACATGAAACTCTCAGTGCAGAAAGGCGACGCCATGCTGTTCCGGGCGAACGCCCATGCCTTGCGCAGCGCCACGGCGAATGTCGGCGCGCGCGGCCTGTCGGATCTCTGCCAGGACTGGCAGGGCATCAGCGGGCCGGATCTCGCCCGCAACGGCCAGACTTATCTGCGGCGTCTGGCGGCCGAAATGGAGCGCCTGCGCCCGATCCTGCTGCGGCGGCGCGGCACCGCGGCCCGGCCGGCGCAGAACGGCTGA
- a CDS encoding crotonase/enoyl-CoA hydratase family protein, with translation MTPSVAIPEPAQQLPSVFGRPSLVSKAREPAHLEVARSHYRNLAVELDPVARTYWCFMQPEGRPSFTPELLQDITDMQLSIQRMFVERADEEPPIRYFVFASGLPGIYSMGGDLGLFIEKIRAGDRVALRRYAHAAIEPIYRNHVAFGTPIITMGLVQGDALGGGFECALSLDMIVAERSAKMGLPEILFNLFPGMGAYSFLSRRVGAVTTEKMITSGRIYTAEELHEMGIVDVLAEDGKGTEAVREYITENGRKYNAHRALIQARRRVNPITLGELRDVVDIWADACLGLGESDLRKMARLTAAQDRRRAAIMPIAAE, from the coding sequence ATGACCCCCAGCGTCGCCATTCCCGAGCCAGCTCAGCAACTGCCTTCCGTCTTCGGACGACCGTCCCTTGTTTCCAAGGCGCGAGAGCCCGCCCATCTCGAAGTCGCTCGCAGCCACTACCGCAATCTGGCCGTCGAGCTCGACCCGGTCGCCCGGACATACTGGTGCTTCATGCAGCCGGAAGGACGGCCGAGCTTCACGCCGGAACTGCTGCAGGACATCACTGATATGCAGCTGTCGATCCAGCGCATGTTCGTCGAACGGGCGGATGAAGAACCGCCGATCCGCTACTTCGTCTTCGCTTCGGGCCTTCCGGGGATCTACAGCATGGGCGGCGATCTGGGCCTGTTCATCGAGAAGATTCGGGCCGGGGACAGGGTGGCGCTTCGCCGCTATGCCCATGCCGCGATCGAGCCGATCTATCGCAACCATGTCGCCTTCGGCACCCCGATCATCACCATGGGGCTGGTCCAGGGCGATGCGCTGGGCGGCGGCTTCGAATGCGCCTTGTCGCTCGACATGATCGTGGCTGAGCGGAGCGCCAAGATGGGGCTGCCCGAGATCCTGTTCAACCTGTTCCCCGGCATGGGGGCGTACAGCTTCCTGTCCCGCCGGGTCGGCGCGGTGACGACGGAGAAGATGATCACCAGCGGGCGGATCTACACCGCTGAGGAGCTGCACGAGATGGGCATCGTCGACGTGCTCGCCGAGGACGGCAAGGGCACCGAGGCGGTCCGCGAATACATTACGGAGAATGGCCGCAAGTACAATGCACACCGGGCCCTGATCCAGGCCCGGCGCCGGGTCAACCCGATCACGCTCGGTGAGTTGCGTGACGTGGTCGACATCTGGGCCGATGCCTGCCTTGGCCTCGGCGAATCCGATCTCCGCAAGATGGCGAGGCTGACTGCGGCGCAGGATCGTCGGCGCGCCGCGATCATGCCGATCGCGGCCGAGTGA
- a CDS encoding transglycosylase SLT domain-containing protein, with product MAGWGHWLRTAATLGLVAGMIAGCGGDKPRPSGGNVAYWEPQIQKASKRFNVPPEWIREVMRIESGGRATWKGGQPITSSAGAQGLMQVMPATYEELRVKHGLGRDPYDPENNIMAGTAHIRELYEMYGPPGLLGAHNAGPGRYRQYVENGRSLPPETRRYMDIVGPQIAGIEPGSSRPDRMTQYAEQQIQQRVDGAIQARTGQPGSRSPVVMAMAPIPDRLSPEEQGTMARVDAAIADRTGQPVPAQPAVVAMQPIPDRVAPSRPVVAMAPIPDRVAPMPAPVHQAAARPAPVRMAPIPDRPQVAPVDDVLLAMAASQPERPSAAPVAPRAVAQPQARQARAVPAPTPVAVAPTRVAATTPAAPAPVRRQASGLPAGWYVPSAPGK from the coding sequence ATGGCCGGTTGGGGACACTGGCTGAGGACCGCGGCGACGCTCGGTCTGGTCGCCGGAATGATCGCCGGTTGCGGCGGCGACAAGCCTCGGCCGTCGGGCGGCAACGTCGCCTATTGGGAGCCGCAGATCCAGAAGGCGTCGAAGCGCTTCAACGTGCCGCCCGAATGGATCCGCGAGGTGATGCGGATCGAGAGCGGCGGCCGCGCCACCTGGAAGGGCGGCCAGCCGATCACCAGCTCGGCCGGGGCCCAGGGCCTGATGCAGGTGATGCCGGCCACCTATGAGGAGCTGCGGGTCAAGCACGGCCTCGGCCGCGACCCCTACGACCCCGAGAACAACATCATGGCGGGCACGGCCCATATCCGCGAGCTGTACGAGATGTACGGCCCGCCCGGCCTCCTCGGCGCCCACAACGCCGGGCCGGGCCGCTACCGGCAATATGTCGAGAACGGCCGCAGCCTGCCGCCGGAGACCCGGCGCTACATGGACATCGTCGGCCCGCAGATCGCCGGCATCGAACCGGGCTCCAGCCGGCCCGACCGGATGACGCAATACGCTGAGCAGCAGATCCAGCAGCGGGTCGACGGCGCGATCCAGGCCCGCACCGGGCAGCCGGGCAGCCGGTCTCCGGTGGTGATGGCGATGGCGCCGATCCCCGACCGGCTGTCGCCGGAGGAGCAGGGCACGATGGCGCGGGTCGACGCCGCCATCGCCGACCGCACCGGTCAGCCGGTCCCGGCCCAGCCAGCGGTGGTGGCGATGCAGCCGATCCCTGACCGGGTCGCGCCGTCCCGGCCGGTGGTGGCGATGGCGCCGATCCCCGATCGCGTGGCGCCGATGCCGGCGCCGGTCCACCAGGCCGCGGCACGGCCCGCCCCCGTCCGCATGGCGCCGATCCCGGACCGGCCGCAGGTCGCGCCGGTCGACGACGTGTTGCTGGCGATGGCGGCCTCGCAGCCCGAGCGGCCGAGCGCCGCCCCGGTGGCGCCGCGGGCGGTCGCCCAGCCGCAGGCCCGGCAGGCCAGGGCAGTGCCGGCCCCGACCCCGGTGGCGGTGGCGCCGACCCGGGTGGCGGCGACCACCCCGGCCGCGCCGGCCCCCGTTCGGCGCCAGGCCAGCGGCCTGCCCGCCGGCTGGTACGTGCCTTCGGCGCCGGGCAAGTAA
- a CDS encoding TIGR00645 family protein, which yields MPQDAAPAPTPHRLRPLPMVIFGSRWLQLPLYLGLIVAQGVYAFLFLKELWHLVSHAPELTEQQIMLVVLGLIDVVMISNLLMMVIVGGYETFVSRLGLNGHPDQPEWLDHVNASILKVKLAMAIIGISSIHLLRTFIGAGNVGAPENTGYTEMGIILQTVIHSVFILSAIGIALIDRLSQPATDRPH from the coding sequence ATGCCGCAGGACGCCGCCCCCGCCCCGACGCCGCACCGCCTGCGGCCGCTGCCGATGGTGATCTTCGGCTCGCGCTGGCTGCAGCTGCCGCTCTATCTCGGTCTGATCGTGGCCCAGGGCGTCTACGCCTTCCTGTTCCTGAAGGAGCTGTGGCACCTGGTCAGCCACGCGCCCGAGCTGACCGAGCAGCAGATCATGCTGGTGGTGCTGGGGCTGATCGACGTGGTGATGATCTCGAACCTGCTGATGATGGTGATCGTCGGCGGCTACGAGACCTTCGTCTCCCGCCTCGGGCTGAACGGCCATCCCGACCAGCCGGAATGGCTCGACCACGTCAACGCCAGCATCCTGAAGGTGAAGCTGGCCATGGCGATCATCGGCATCTCCTCGATCCACCTGCTGCGCACCTTCATCGGCGCCGGCAATGTCGGGGCGCCGGAGAATACCGGCTACACCGAGATGGGGATCATCCTGCAGACGGTGATCCACAGCGTCTTCATCCTGTCGGCGATCGGCATCGCCCTGATCGACCGCCTTTCCCAACCCGCCACCGACCGGCCGCATTGA
- a CDS encoding alpha/beta fold hydrolase: MPPMTQDLMPGFTPFDVETAPGIRIHGVRAGDGPPVLLLHGHPQTHVTWCEVAPRLVAAGHSVVAADLRGYGDSARPEGGENHVAYSKREMAADQVAVMRALGHDRFAVVGHDRGGRVAHRMALDHPDAVRRIAVLDIAPTATMYARTDRQFATRYFWWFFLIQPAPLPERLIEADPEFYLRHHLAGQSRTPGLPREDLVQEYLRCYRQPGAVHAICEDYRAAATIDLEHDAADADRRIEAPLLALWGAKGVVGELYDVLATWREKATDVRGRALPCGHALQEERPEETAEALIGFLREDPLTSP, translated from the coding sequence ATGCCGCCCATGACCCAGGACCTGATGCCCGGCTTCACGCCGTTCGACGTCGAGACCGCGCCCGGCATCCGCATCCACGGCGTGCGCGCCGGCGACGGGCCGCCGGTGCTGCTGCTGCACGGCCACCCGCAGACCCATGTCACCTGGTGCGAGGTGGCGCCGCGCCTGGTTGCGGCCGGCCATTCGGTGGTCGCCGCCGATCTGCGCGGCTATGGCGACAGCGCCCGGCCGGAGGGCGGCGAGAACCATGTCGCCTATTCGAAGCGGGAGATGGCTGCCGACCAGGTGGCGGTGATGCGCGCCCTGGGGCACGACCGTTTCGCCGTGGTCGGCCATGACCGCGGCGGCCGCGTCGCCCACCGCATGGCGCTGGATCATCCGGACGCCGTCCGCCGCATCGCGGTGCTGGACATCGCCCCGACGGCGACGATGTACGCCCGCACCGACCGGCAATTCGCCACCCGCTATTTCTGGTGGTTCTTCCTGATCCAGCCGGCGCCGCTGCCGGAGCGATTGATCGAGGCCGATCCGGAATTCTACCTGCGCCACCATCTGGCCGGGCAGAGCCGGACCCCGGGCCTGCCGCGCGAGGATCTGGTGCAGGAGTATCTGCGCTGCTACCGCCAGCCCGGCGCGGTCCACGCCATCTGCGAGGACTACCGCGCCGCGGCGACGATCGACCTGGAGCATGACGCCGCCGATGCCGATCGCCGCATCGAGGCACCGCTGCTGGCGCTGTGGGGCGCGAAGGGCGTGGTCGGCGAACTCTATGACGTGCTGGCGACCTGGCGCGAGAAGGCCACGGATGTCCGTGGCCGCGCCCTGCCCTGCGGCCACGCGCTGCAGGAGGAACGGCCGGAGGAGACCGCCGAGGCGCTGATCGGGTTCCTGCGGGAGGACCCGCTCACGTCGCCATGA
- a CDS encoding TetR/AcrR family transcriptional regulator, with translation MVAERADVLPALAEVFREHGFEGASLALIGQRTGLGKGSLYHFFPGGKEEMAAAVLAEIDGWFEQHIFRPLREEEPRRAVAEMIRAVDGYFRSGRRVCLVGAFALGDVRDRFGAAIHGYFAAWTDALAQALVRSGRPEDAARDRAEEAVAAIQGALVLARALDEPAAFRRSLARIEARLMAT, from the coding sequence GTGGTGGCGGAGCGGGCGGATGTGCTGCCCGCCCTGGCCGAGGTCTTCCGCGAGCACGGCTTCGAGGGCGCCAGCCTGGCCCTGATCGGCCAGCGCACCGGCCTCGGCAAGGGCAGCCTCTACCATTTCTTCCCGGGCGGGAAAGAGGAGATGGCGGCGGCGGTGCTGGCCGAGATCGACGGCTGGTTCGAGCAGCACATCTTCCGCCCGCTGCGGGAGGAGGAGCCGCGCCGCGCGGTGGCGGAGATGATCCGCGCGGTCGACGGCTATTTCCGCTCCGGCCGCCGGGTCTGCCTGGTCGGCGCCTTCGCGCTGGGCGATGTCCGCGACCGTTTCGGTGCCGCCATCCACGGCTATTTCGCCGCCTGGACCGATGCCCTGGCGCAGGCCCTGGTGCGGTCCGGCCGGCCCGAGGACGCGGCGCGCGACCGGGCGGAGGAGGCGGTGGCGGCGATCCAGGGCGCCCTGGTCCTGGCCCGGGCGCTGGACGAGCCCGCCGCCTTCCGCCGCTCGCTGGCCCGGATCGAGGCCCGGCTCATGGCGACGTGA
- a CDS encoding nuclear transport factor 2 family protein has translation MTADRPPLPPFTRETAIQKVRMAEDAWNSRDPQRVSLAYTEDSRWRNRAEFPQGRAQIVEFLTRKWARELEYRLIKELWAFEGNRIAVRFAYEWRDDSGQWYRSYGNENWEFDEHGLMRARHASINDRPIAESERKFHWDRSGPRPADHPGLSDLGL, from the coding sequence ATGACCGCCGACCGTCCGCCGCTGCCGCCCTTCACCCGCGAGACCGCGATCCAAAAGGTCCGCATGGCCGAGGACGCCTGGAACAGCCGCGACCCGCAGCGGGTCTCTCTGGCCTATACCGAGGACAGCCGCTGGCGGAACCGGGCGGAGTTCCCGCAGGGCCGCGCCCAGATCGTCGAGTTCCTGACCCGGAAATGGGCGCGGGAGCTGGAGTACCGGCTGATCAAGGAACTCTGGGCCTTCGAAGGCAACCGCATCGCTGTCCGCTTCGCCTATGAATGGCGCGACGATTCCGGCCAGTGGTACCGCTCCTACGGCAACGAGAACTGGGAGTTCGATGAGCACGGGCTGATGCGCGCCCGCCACGCCTCGATCAACGACCGGCCGATCGCCGAGTCCGAGCGCAAGTTCCACTGGGACCGGTCGGGCCCGCGGCCGGCGGACCATCCGGGCTTGAGCGACCTCGGGCTCTAG
- a CDS encoding DUF1993 family protein — translation MPLSLHEISVGVMLPKLRMLSTLLDKAAAHAEAGGIDPATLVEARLAPDMYPLSGQIQRVSDAAKFGAARLAGLTPPPFEDNETTLPQLQERLAKTIAYLESVGPDQIDGREEETVILPLRDRKVEFTGRSYVLTMVLPNFYFHVVTAYDILRHKGVEIGKRDYLALAG, via the coding sequence TTGCCTCTCTCCCTGCACGAGATCTCGGTCGGCGTGATGCTGCCGAAGCTGCGCATGCTGTCGACGCTGCTGGACAAGGCCGCGGCCCATGCCGAGGCCGGCGGGATCGACCCCGCCACGCTGGTCGAGGCGCGCCTGGCGCCCGACATGTACCCGCTGTCGGGCCAGATCCAGCGCGTCAGCGACGCCGCCAAGTTCGGCGCCGCCCGCCTGGCCGGACTGACGCCGCCGCCCTTCGAGGACAACGAGACCACCCTGCCCCAGCTGCAGGAGCGGCTGGCCAAGACCATCGCCTATCTGGAGAGCGTCGGCCCCGACCAGATCGACGGGCGGGAGGAGGAGACGGTGATCCTCCCCCTGCGCGACCGGAAAGTGGAGTTCACCGGCCGCAGCTACGTGCTGACCATGGTGCTGCCGAACTTCTATTTTCACGTCGTCACCGCTTACGACATCCTCCGCCACAAGGGCGTGGAGATCGGCAAGCGGGACTATCTGGCGCTGGCGGGTTGA
- a CDS encoding NAD(P)-dependent alcohol dehydrogenase, with the protein MRALVLERQRELSLREIDLPRTLGPGDVRIKIDTVGVCGSDVHYYTHGRIGPFVVKEPMVLGHEAAGTVIETGPGVTSLKPGDRVCMEPGIPDLTSKASKLGLYNVDPSVVFWATPPVHGCLTPEVVHPAGFTFKLPDNVSFAEGAMVEPFAVGLQAAVKARIQPGDFAVVIGAGPIGIMAALAALAGGCSRVLISDLLPEKLAIAERYPGITGVNIREKSLADAVAEATDGWGADVVFEASGSPRAYPGIFDAVRPGGCLVVIGMPVEPVAVDLVAAAAKEVRIETVFRYANVYDRAIAMIASGKVDLKPLVTHTYGFEDSIKAFERAAEGRPGDVKLQIKL; encoded by the coding sequence ATGCGTGCACTGGTCCTGGAGCGGCAGAGGGAGTTGTCGCTGCGAGAGATCGACCTGCCCCGGACGCTCGGGCCGGGCGACGTCCGGATCAAGATCGACACCGTCGGCGTCTGCGGCAGCGACGTGCACTACTACACCCACGGCCGGATCGGGCCCTTCGTGGTGAAGGAGCCGATGGTGCTGGGCCATGAGGCCGCCGGCACCGTGATCGAGACCGGCCCCGGCGTCACCAGCCTGAAGCCCGGCGACCGGGTCTGCATGGAGCCGGGCATCCCCGACCTGACCTCCAAGGCCTCGAAGCTGGGCCTCTACAACGTCGACCCCAGCGTCGTGTTCTGGGCCACCCCGCCGGTGCATGGCTGCCTGACGCCCGAGGTGGTGCACCCCGCCGGCTTCACCTTCAAGCTGCCGGACAACGTCTCCTTCGCCGAGGGCGCGATGGTGGAGCCCTTCGCCGTCGGCCTGCAGGCGGCGGTGAAGGCGCGGATCCAGCCGGGCGATTTCGCCGTGGTGATCGGCGCCGGCCCGATCGGCATCATGGCGGCATTGGCGGCGCTGGCCGGCGGCTGCAGCCGGGTGCTGATCTCCGATCTGCTGCCGGAGAAGCTGGCGATCGCCGAGCGCTATCCCGGCATCACCGGCGTCAACATCCGCGAGAAAAGCCTGGCCGACGCCGTGGCCGAGGCGACGGACGGCTGGGGCGCCGATGTGGTGTTCGAGGCCAGCGGCAGCCCCCGCGCCTATCCTGGCATCTTCGATGCCGTCCGCCCCGGCGGCTGCCTGGTGGTGATCGGCATGCCGGTCGAGCCGGTCGCGGTCGACCTGGTCGCCGCCGCGGCCAAGGAGGTGCGGATCGAGACCGTGTTCCGCTACGCCAATGTCTACGACCGCGCCATCGCCATGATCGCCTCCGGCAAGGTCGACCTGAAGCCGCTGGTCACCCACACCTACGGCTTCGAGGACAGCATCAAGGCCTTCGAGCGCGCGGCCGAGGGCCGGCCGGGCGACGTCAAGCTGCAGATCAAGCTGTAA
- a CDS encoding DUF72 domain-containing protein, producing the protein MAAKQATGIRVGIGGWTFEPWRETFYPKGLAQKRELEYASRQVTSIEINGTYYGSQKPESFAKWREETPEGFVFSVKGTRFTTNRRVLAEAGESIERFVGSGITELKEKLGPINWQFLPTKQFDPKDFEAFLKLLPHSVDGHALRHVVEVRHDSFRTPEFIDMLRAYKVAVVLTDKEGFPEIPDVTAPFVYARLQRASEEVETGYAPKAIDQWAKRAKAWAEGGAPDDLTPVGAPEKKPPKSRDVFIYMINGFKPKAPAAAMALIKKLG; encoded by the coding sequence ATGGCGGCGAAGCAGGCAACGGGGATTCGCGTCGGCATCGGCGGCTGGACCTTCGAGCCCTGGCGCGAGACCTTCTACCCCAAGGGTTTGGCCCAAAAGCGCGAGCTGGAATACGCCTCGCGCCAGGTCACCTCGATCGAGATCAACGGCACCTATTACGGCTCGCAGAAGCCCGAGAGCTTCGCCAAATGGCGTGAGGAGACGCCGGAGGGCTTCGTCTTCTCGGTCAAGGGCACGCGCTTCACCACCAACCGGCGGGTGCTGGCCGAGGCCGGCGAGTCGATCGAGCGATTCGTCGGCAGCGGCATCACCGAATTGAAGGAGAAGCTGGGGCCGATCAACTGGCAGTTCCTGCCGACCAAGCAGTTCGACCCGAAGGATTTCGAGGCCTTCCTGAAGCTGCTGCCGCACAGCGTCGACGGCCACGCCCTGCGCCATGTGGTCGAGGTCCGGCACGACAGCTTCCGCACCCCCGAATTCATCGACATGCTGCGGGCATACAAGGTGGCGGTGGTGCTGACCGACAAGGAGGGCTTCCCGGAGATCCCGGACGTCACCGCCCCCTTCGTCTATGCCCGGCTGCAGCGCGCCTCGGAAGAGGTCGAGACCGGCTACGCCCCGAAGGCGATCGACCAATGGGCCAAGCGGGCCAAGGCCTGGGCCGAGGGCGGCGCGCCGGACGACCTGACGCCGGTCGGGGCGCCGGAGAAGAAGCCGCCGAAGTCGCGTGACGTCTTCATCTACATGATCAACGGCTTCAAGCCGAAGGCCCCGGCCGCGGCCATGGCACTGATCAAGAAGCTGGGATGA
- a CDS encoding shikimate dehydrogenase, which translates to MAVLPPAILPTLYFIGVTTGKSSIMTVFPAWAQALGLADAVIRGIDFPLHADPAAYREAVAFIRADPLSLGALVTTHKIDLFHACRDLFDEIDPHAARLDEVSCLSKAGGRLVGHAKDPISAGLAFDAFVPAGHFTRTGAELFSIGAGGAAIALTWHAMHARPDRPVRIVVSDRSPERLDEIRRLHGEMGRTVPVDYVLAQGPTDNDTALRGLKSDSVVVNATGLGKDAPGSPLTGAAPFPQGGLLWDLNYRGDLLFLDQARRQQAARGLTVEDGWTYFIHGWTRAIAEVFHIEIPTCGPRFDELSRIAAAAARG; encoded by the coding sequence GTGGCAGTTCTTCCGCCCGCCATCCTGCCGACGCTCTATTTCATTGGCGTCACCACCGGCAAAAGCTCGATCATGACGGTGTTCCCGGCCTGGGCCCAGGCGCTCGGCCTGGCGGATGCCGTGATCCGCGGCATCGACTTCCCGCTGCATGCGGACCCCGCCGCCTATAGAGAAGCCGTGGCTTTTATCCGCGCCGACCCGCTGTCGCTCGGCGCCCTGGTCACCACCCACAAGATCGACCTGTTCCACGCCTGCCGCGACCTGTTCGACGAGATCGATCCGCACGCCGCGCGGCTGGACGAGGTGAGCTGCCTCTCCAAGGCCGGCGGCCGGCTGGTCGGACACGCCAAGGACCCGATCTCCGCCGGCCTCGCCTTCGACGCCTTCGTGCCGGCTGGCCACTTCACCCGGACGGGGGCGGAACTGTTCTCGATCGGAGCCGGCGGTGCCGCCATCGCCCTGACCTGGCACGCGATGCACGCCCGGCCCGACCGGCCGGTGCGGATCGTGGTGTCGGACCGCAGCCCCGAGCGGCTCGACGAGATCCGGCGCCTTCACGGCGAGATGGGACGCACCGTCCCGGTCGACTATGTCCTGGCACAGGGGCCCACCGACAACGACACGGCGCTGCGCGGTCTGAAGTCCGACTCGGTGGTGGTCAACGCCACCGGCCTGGGCAAGGATGCGCCAGGATCGCCGCTGACCGGCGCGGCGCCGTTCCCGCAGGGCGGCCTGCTTTGGGACCTCAACTATCGCGGCGACCTCCTGTTCCTGGACCAGGCTCGGCGGCAGCAGGCGGCGCGCGGCCTGACGGTGGAGGACGGCTGGACCTATTTCATCCATGGCTGGACCCGGGCGATCGCCGAGGTCTTCCATATCGAGATCCCGACCTGCGGCCCACGCTTCGACGAGCTGTCCCGGATCGCGGCCGCGGCGGCGCGAGGGTAG